The Candidatus Zixiibacteriota bacterium genome has a segment encoding these proteins:
- a CDS encoding undecaprenyl-diphosphate phosphatase: MTYFDATLLGVVQGLTEFLPVSSSGHLVLVQEYLRVHEADLAFDLVLHLGTLVAVFIYFRSAIWRLIRALFGSGTPDDRKMIIWLVIGTIPAGVIGVLFEEYFEQAFGSPVSTSWELIVTGLILLATRFVRAGQRPISLMPTIWMGIGQAVAIMPGISRSGTTIAAGLFAGVKPSVAAEFSFLLSIPAIAGAVLLKSGEIVRAPAALYGPYLAGFLFSLVFGLLSVYVVLTTVKRGRFDWFAYYCFAVGALGLYLFL; the protein is encoded by the coding sequence GTGACTTATTTCGACGCGACCCTGCTGGGCGTAGTCCAGGGGCTGACCGAATTCCTGCCGGTTTCCTCGTCCGGGCACCTGGTGCTCGTGCAGGAGTACCTAAGGGTCCACGAGGCCGATCTGGCGTTTGACCTCGTGCTACATCTCGGCACCCTGGTTGCCGTGTTCATATACTTCAGAAGCGCCATTTGGCGCCTGATCCGGGCGCTTTTTGGAAGCGGTACACCCGATGACCGCAAGATGATCATCTGGCTGGTTATCGGGACCATACCGGCCGGGGTCATCGGCGTGCTGTTCGAGGAGTACTTCGAACAGGCCTTCGGCAGTCCGGTAAGCACGTCATGGGAGCTGATCGTGACGGGCTTGATCCTCCTGGCTACAAGATTCGTGCGGGCCGGACAGCGGCCCATTTCGCTCATGCCGACAATCTGGATGGGTATTGGTCAGGCGGTGGCGATCATGCCGGGAATATCCCGTTCCGGGACCACCATCGCCGCCGGCCTGTTCGCCGGGGTGAAGCCGTCGGTGGCGGCCGAGTTTTCGTTCTTATTGTCAATTCCGGCCATCGCCGGCGCGGTGCTGCTCAAGTCCGGTGAGATAGTTCGCGCACCGGCGGCACTGTACGGCCCCTACCTGGCCGGGTTTCTCTTCTCGCTCGTTTTCGGGCTGCTGTCGGTGTACGTTGTGCTGACCACCGTTAAGCGGGGCAGATTCGACTGGTTTGCCTATTACTGCTTTGCCGTCGGCGCTCTGGGGCTGTATCTTTTCCTCTAA